The Vigna radiata var. radiata cultivar VC1973A chromosome 6, Vradiata_ver6, whole genome shotgun sequence DNA segment TAgatcatattaattttaaatatatattatttttataattttcattaatttaaacaCTTAAAGTCAACTAATTACGtttatgttttgatattttatttataaataatatcacATCAATCTCATGTAATCTTATCTTTAATTGGTATTAAGTTGGATTGGCTTAGAGAATTGAACATGTGATCTACACtcctatattttttaatacccTAAGTTTTCCATGTGGTGCTATTATTTATATGAGAAAAACCATGGTTTTCGCTttgtttctattattatatattatctagATTTGTCACCTTTTATGGTTggaatatgtttattattaagTCATTGACAAAACCAATAACATTATCATTAATTAAGATTACCAACCATAAAAATATCacatcttattataaaaaatagagtacttattatataaaatttgtgttgTGTAAAAGAAGTTATAAGGGAAAGAGACACTATTATTCTCTATATCTtctgagaaaataaaattaatagtagTGGTtagataaaaaacaaaaatagatgGTTTGTACTAAAgcgaaaaagaagaaaattaggagataaaaataataattctactATTAgacaaattgattttattatatatatgttttacatAATAAAGTGAGACAAAAAGAGAATTGTTAGGTATGTACAACACTATACATACTaggaaaatgaaacaaattattatatttaactttctagaaaaaaagaaaataaagaaaataaaagattctGAAAATAAGCAAAATTTTAACACATATATTTCTAAAGGATGTTAACATCAGTTTAACCTAATGGAATAAAATAActctatttaataaatattaagatttaattgaataaaaaaaattaaaaataaaagtgaatcataaatttaaatataaagaataaattacaatcatgtcaaatatattttctattatttgttaTGAATTATTACATTTCATCATCTGGGTATTAATCATTGCATTTAGTTATTGATGACTTTTAACCATTCTTAATTCTTTTTACTTGTGCTTTTTAATTGAACAAATAACAAACTAAgcagttttctttttccttttaattaagggaaaaaaattttaataacttttttttataattttttgacaatgtatatgtggcagtttgtgattggtacgtttctaatatttttttagaataaattcaaacagatcaataaaattgtaacacgtgtcctgttgtcaaaaagttgttaaaaaagagttgttaaaatatcattgtcctttaaTTAATAATGGAATGAACTTTGTACGAAAATGAATGTTGTTATTATTCTCCTATAAGGACTTGAGGGTTGCTGTTAAGGTAGTTCACCTCTAAAaagcaaaaaggaaaatcaatttctaatataaaaattgtggatgaatttaattaaattatgatcTCTTATGGTGTGTTCGTTTGGAGGGAAGGATTTGAGGAAGAGTGAATGGAtggatttgagagaatttgagagtgaattttttgttgtttctttgagtggatctggaggtaattgagagtggatttagaagtaaagtttatgaaaattagtgtaggatttgatggatgtgatagataaaaaaatgatttaatgagtaaaaattgaagattaccaaaatactcTTAGTAATAAAAGtgatataaaatgataatgattaatattatatataattgtaaaaattattataaaaagaaaaaaaataaaaattaatttttaaattattattattattatttcagaTTCTCAATTACAGCTATATGTATGTTATATGTATGTAAGGgtaaaaatgatatatgattGAATTTCTTCTCAAATCTTCGCACATTAGATATGATTCCAAAAAACTACTTTCTCGCAAATCTGTTCAATTCATCacctttaaattctttaatgcGAACATCAAttaacctctaattccatctgTTCAAATCTCCTTCAACAGTAAATAACCTCAAACGAACACAGCCTTAAGAAGATTGATTGGAAGAATacattacaataaaatattagtcTAACTTAAATAAAAGGTTGAAATTTCCTCCAACTCAATAAGTTTATGAGTATTAGGTTTAATTTTACTGTCATTGAGCATATAACTTACTTGAATTCCAACATATTGAAATACcgattttaataaattcaaaactaTTCATTCCATAAAACAATCAAACTTTATCTTCATACATCAATGTATTggtcagaaaaaataaaatgatgggTGTGCATCCTCATCACAAATCTTAAATGCAATACTGTTTTATCTTAACAGGCACCAGATTGTGATCTTTCTGTACATTTGGGAATGattcttcttcattctttgATGACAAAGTTTATGTAAATTAAGCCAATAATCAATTGACATATTACAATTAAGGCAATAATTAACTGGCATTATTTTGCAAAAGCATTTCAAAAAggttgaaataattatataatacagAGTATTTACTTAAAACTAATATTGACTTAACCTACAAGTATTTGGTGAAACCAATTCTGTATTATATCTCATTCTGCAGAGGGTGATTGTGCTTGGGGTGCCTCTGATGGTTCCTCTGATACTTCCATATCCAGTTCCTCTATTAATGTTTGCTCTGTTGGTGCCTCTGCTGGTGCCTCTGTTGGTGCCTCTGATGTGAATCTTTTTGGTGCAAATTCTAGTTCTCCTAAAttgtcttcatcttcatcttcaggTGAACCCTCGTTCACCATAGCACTGCTTTGTCATAACAGCAACAATCATAATCAACATTTTactagttttatattttaatcttgtaAAGACATCGTTgagaatccaagtgtgagtccaagtctcacattggatagaaatgagaaaataaaacattatgttAGAGTGGTCTCAATCTATTATATGGTTAGACTCAAATCTCATTGATACTGTATCTTCCAGATCAACCTATTATCTTAAGTTTTTTGGTAGAAAGTGGTGTCAATCTATTATATGATTAGACTCATATCTTATTGATACTGTATCTCTCATATCAACAAACTCTACTATTAAACTCATTGTCTATTATCTTAAACTTTTGGATAGAGAATAGTGTCAATCCATTATATGATTAGACTCATATCTCATTAATATTGTATCTCCTAGATCAACCAACTCTATGATAGACTCATCAGACATAACAACACCAACTTACTTTTGTTtcatacatatttcaaattaccTTCTAAAATCATAGTTTTCTTATAAAAGTAACACTGAACATGGTTTTTAGAAGATAAATCTAATCACATTATCATTGTAATATAAGAAGTAATTAAACACATGATTAGGCACAGAAAAGGAGATAAGAATGAGACACATGTTCTTACCCAGCTCGTTGAACCCAATCATTGAAAGATCTTGAATTCATGGCCTCCTCAGCAGCCTTTTGAGCAGAACCATCTGCTACAGCCTTCTCAGCCCCAAATATTGTGTCATCAGATAAACCTGCTTTGCTTGCTTCACCTTTTGCTTGCTCAATCAAACTCATCCAAGGATTATCATCACAGAAAACCGAATGCAATGCCACACTCAACACCAATGCGAATACCAAACCTGATAATATCTTTGCCATTTCCCTGTTTTGTTGATTCCTTATAGACAATTCAACAAACACCTTCACGACAATATAATATCCTCAAGACAACCACAATTAAGTAAAACTTTTATCAATTTGGGTCTTTATATCGTGCAAAATCATTGGATATAATTGACTTAACAAGAATCATAAAAGTGCTTTCTTGGGTTGAAATGGGGTTCACACAAGTGTAAACTTTTCAGCTCTCACATCCAAATTTGTTACAATTGGTCAATTTTATGTGTTCTATCTTTTCAACTATTCAGCATCAACCATCTATGTTTCTTTTGCAAAACCTTCATTTGCGGCTTTACTAATTATACACTCTAATATCTTAGTATAGCTTCCTACAAGATTGTtgcaattttttaaaaggttcaGATTCAGCAAGAATATTaccaatttcttcttcttttggttGGTTATAaggaaaactataattttatttaaattaatttacttatttaatttttttctctgaaaGTTAAAAGCTTTGCAATTTACTTTTCTAACTAATATTTTGATGGTTTTTTACGTGTTTAAATCacatttactaaatattttcttGCGTTTGATacctttttacatttatttttattgtcacGCAATGGTGATCATATTAGTTATTTCCATTATTCTCGTATTTTTTCTCATGTTTACATCACTCTCATGCTTTTGTTTATGtgctttttttaatatttataagaatatttttaatatttattacgtaagtgaaattattataagaatatttttaatatttaaattggcAATAGGAATAAATATGCAACTAATGatcttttcttatcattttcccAAATCTATTTGACCATGTCTAGGGAACACAGTTTGACCTGTGGGGCcctccatgttttttttttctttttggtatttttcatagactttactttgttttttttctagaaGAACTTTCTTTTGTCATTCACGTTGATGTTTCTGTGGACCCTCTTCCTTTTTGCTCatgattattgtttaattcCACCAATCACATTGCTTAGCAAATCTAAGAAAGTAAATGCTATCTAAACCAGAttttaaagttaagaaaaaaaatataggatgtaataaatgatatttaaaaaatttaataatattatctaaaaatattaaaa contains these protein-coding regions:
- the LOC111241817 gene encoding uncharacterized protein LOC111241817, which codes for MAKILSGLVFALVLSVALHSVFCDDNPWMSLIEQAKGEASKAGLSDDTIFGAEKAVADGSAQKAAEEAMNSRSFNDWVQRAGAMVNEGSPEDEDEDNLGELEFAPKRFTSEAPTEAPAEAPTEQTLIEELDMEVSEEPSEAPQAQSPSAE